Proteins co-encoded in one Malus sylvestris chromosome 7, drMalSylv7.2, whole genome shotgun sequence genomic window:
- the LOC126628463 gene encoding dirigent protein 22-like isoform X2, giving the protein MSSFLYYSIFILYSTFLYSIDGVLIRQFVRSGGKTENLSHLHFFFHDILGGKNPTSVRIIGPPNGTAAGFGSTMMIDNALTEEQDRASKLIGRAQGFYSVASQQADEFAFLMVMNFVFVEGKYKGSSISILGRNPVMNDVREMPVVGGTGQFRFARGYALAHTVWFDANTGDAIVEYNVYVSES; this is encoded by the exons ATGTCTTCGTTTCTCTACTACTCTATCTTCATCCTCTACTCAACCTTTCTCTATTCCATTGATGGAGTTCTAATCAGGCAATTTGTCAGATCCGGCGGGAAAACAGAAAACTTAAGCCACCTCCACTTTTTCTTCCATGACATCCTTGGTGGCAAAAACCCAACCTCTGTTAGAATTATTGGGCCACCAAATGGTACCGCTGCAGGCTTTGGCAGCACTATGATGATCGATAATGCACTGACTGAAGAGCAAGACCGTGCCTCCAAGCTCATCGGAAGAGCACAAGGGTTTTACTCAGTGGCTTCACAACAAGCAGATGAATTTGCATTCCTTATGGtcatgaattttgtttttgtggaaGGCAAGTACAAGGGGAGTAGCATTAGCATTCTCGGGAGGAATCCGGTCATGAATGATGTGAGAGAGATGCCAGTTGTTGGAGGCACTGGGCAGTTTAGGTTTGCTCGAG GTTATGCCTTAGCCCATACGGTTTGGTTTGATGCTAATACGGGAGATGCCATTGTTGAATACAATGTTTATGTGTCAGAATCATGA
- the LOC126628463 gene encoding dirigent protein 22-like isoform X1, whose product MSSFLYYSIFILCSTFLYSIDGVLIRQFVRSDGKTENLSHLHFFFHDILGGKNPTSVRIIGPPNGTAAGFGSTMMIDNALTEEQDRASKLVGRAQGFYSVASQQADEFALLMVMNFVFVEGKYKGSSISILGRNPVLNDVREMPVVGGTGQFRSARGYALAHTVWFDANTGDAIVEYNVYVSES is encoded by the coding sequence ATGTCTTCGTTTCTCTACTACTCTATCTTCATCCTCTGCTCAACCTTTCTCTATTCCATTGATGGAGTTCTAATCAGGCAATTCGTCAGATCCGACGGGAAAACAGAAAACTTAAGCCACCTCCACTTTTTCTTCCATGACATCCTTGGTGGCAAAAACCCAACCTCTGTTAGAATTATTGGGCCACCAAATGGTACCGCTGCAGGCTTTGGCAGCACTATGATGATCGATAATGCACTGACTGAAGAGCAAGACCGTGCCTCCAAGCTCGTCGGAAGAGCACAAGGGTTTTACTCAGTGGCTTCACAACAAGCAGATGAATTTGCACTCCTTATGGtcatgaattttgtttttgtggaaGGCAAGTACAAGGGGAGTAGCATTAGCATTCTCGGTAGAAATCCGGTCTTGAACGATGTGAGAGAGATGCCAGTTGTTGGAGGCACTGGGCAGTTTAGGTCTGCTCGAGGTTATGCCTTAGCCCATACGGTTTGGTTTGATGCTAATACGGGAGATGCCATTGTTGAATACAATGTTTATGTGTCAGAATCATGA